In one window of Coralliovum pocilloporae DNA:
- a CDS encoding TetR family transcriptional regulator C-terminal domain-containing protein, with amino-acid sequence MGRLTTGVQARHREETRERILSAAERVFAEYGYEGASFSRIATEAELPKSNIVYYFETKLKLYRLVVENIFNIWRQAADAIQPDNNPEQALSDYIDTKLELARTRPFGSKVWANEIIQRAPIVQDYLESELRTWTEDRIKIIDGWIAEGRIRPINSRSLLYAIWATTQHYADFTHQIQTLNNDQELTEAQWAETKQGVKDILIRGVTCR; translated from the coding sequence ATGGGACGGTTGACGACAGGCGTACAGGCGCGTCATCGGGAAGAAACGCGAGAACGGATTCTGTCTGCCGCCGAACGTGTTTTTGCAGAATACGGATATGAAGGCGCATCCTTCAGCCGTATTGCGACCGAAGCCGAACTGCCAAAATCAAACATCGTCTATTATTTCGAGACCAAGCTCAAACTCTACCGTCTGGTGGTCGAGAACATCTTCAACATCTGGCGGCAGGCCGCCGATGCTATCCAGCCTGACAACAATCCTGAACAGGCGCTGTCGGATTACATTGATACCAAGCTCGAGCTTGCCCGCACGCGCCCTTTTGGCTCGAAGGTCTGGGCCAATGAGATCATTCAGCGCGCGCCAATCGTGCAGGATTATCTGGAAAGCGAACTGCGCACCTGGACGGAAGACCGGATTAAAATCATCGACGGGTGGATTGCCGAGGGGCGTATTCGACCCATCAATTCCCGCAGCCTTCTCTACGCCATCTGGGCCACAACCCAGCACTATGCCGACTTCACACACCAGATCCAGACCCTGAACAACGATCAGGAGCTGACCGAGGCGCAGTGGGCCGAGACAAAACAGGGCGTTAAGGACATTCTGATCCGGGGCGTTACCTGTCGCTAG
- the hydA gene encoding dihydropyrimidinase, with the protein MSTVIKNGTIVTHDLTYAADVLIEDGTIVEIGPGLKGDTELDATGCYVMPGGIDPHVHLEMPFMGTYSSDDFESGTRAALSGGTTMVVDFCLPNQGESLLEAIKRWDNKSTRANCDYSFHMAVTWWGEQVFNDMKTVVEQRGINTFKHFLAYKGALMVNDDELFSSFKRLAELGATAMVHAENGDIVAEMTAKLLAEGNTGPEAHAYSRPSQVEGEATNRAIMIADMAGVPLYVVHTSCEEAHEAIRRARQNGKRVWGEPLIQHLTLDESEYFHHDWDHAARRVMSPPFRNKKHQDSLWAGLQAGSLSVVATDHCAFTTEQKRSGIGDFSKIPNGTGGLEDRMPMLWTHGVETGRLTPNEFVAVTSTNIAKILNCYPRKGAILVGADADLVVWDPEKTKTITAGTQQSAIDYNVFEGHKVKGLPRFTLTRGHVAVHDGEVRTQEGHGKFVERQPNGTTNKALSTWKALTSPQPVERSGVPDTGV; encoded by the coding sequence ATGTCTACAGTGATAAAGAACGGCACCATCGTAACCCATGATCTGACATATGCGGCGGATGTGCTGATTGAAGACGGGACCATTGTTGAAATCGGACCGGGCCTGAAGGGTGACACGGAGCTGGACGCAACCGGCTGCTATGTGATGCCGGGCGGGATCGATCCGCACGTCCATCTCGAAATGCCCTTCATGGGGACTTATTCCAGCGATGACTTTGAAAGCGGCACGCGGGCAGCCCTGTCTGGCGGCACCACGATGGTGGTGGACTTCTGCCTGCCCAATCAGGGTGAAAGTCTGCTTGAAGCCATCAAACGGTGGGACAACAAATCAACCCGCGCCAATTGTGACTATTCCTTCCACATGGCTGTGACCTGGTGGGGCGAGCAGGTTTTCAATGACATGAAAACCGTTGTCGAGCAGCGCGGCATCAACACGTTCAAGCACTTCCTTGCTTATAAGGGCGCGCTGATGGTGAATGATGATGAACTGTTCTCAAGCTTCAAGCGTCTGGCGGAACTGGGCGCAACCGCGATGGTCCATGCCGAGAACGGAGACATTGTCGCGGAGATGACCGCCAAGCTTCTGGCGGAAGGCAATACAGGGCCTGAGGCGCACGCTTATTCACGGCCCAGCCAGGTTGAGGGGGAAGCGACCAACCGCGCCATCATGATTGCGGATATGGCGGGTGTGCCGCTTTATGTGGTGCACACCTCCTGTGAAGAAGCCCATGAGGCTATCCGACGGGCGCGCCAGAACGGCAAGCGTGTCTGGGGTGAGCCTTTGATCCAGCATCTTACGCTGGATGAAAGTGAATATTTCCACCATGACTGGGACCATGCGGCGCGGCGGGTCATGTCACCGCCATTCCGGAACAAAAAGCACCAGGACAGTCTCTGGGCTGGCTTGCAGGCGGGGTCTCTCAGTGTTGTCGCGACCGACCACTGTGCCTTCACCACGGAACAGAAGCGCTCTGGCATCGGCGATTTTTCCAAGATTCCAAATGGCACCGGCGGGCTCGAAGACCGTATGCCCATGCTCTGGACCCATGGCGTTGAGACCGGTCGTTTGACACCCAATGAATTTGTTGCCGTGACTTCGACCAACATTGCCAAGATCCTGAACTGCTATCCCCGGAAGGGCGCCATACTGGTTGGCGCGGATGCGGATCTGGTGGTCTGGGATCCCGAGAAGACCAAGACCATTACCGCAGGCACACAGCAATCTGCCATCGACTACAATGTCTTTGAAGGGCACAAGGTCAAGGGGCTGCCGCGCTTCACCCTGACACGGGGACATGTTGCCGTTCATGACGGCGAAGTCCGGACGCAGGAAGGGCATGGCAAGTTCGTGGAACGCCAGCCAAACGGAACAACCAACAAGGCGCTCTCAACCTGGAAGGCCCTGACATCGCCGCAACCGGTGGAACGGAGCGGTGTCCCCGATACGGGGGTCTGA
- a CDS encoding RES family NAD+ phosphorylase: MVRIRKRRDNTLIDAIEAISPLPFSGSVWRVTREGRDPTQCSRSGGRWDDGTFDVLYTSAERLGAISEMKFHIMRGQPVIPSRVAYKLYEIDVALDRTLQLLDLAALKSIGLDITRYGQLSYDDKGAEYPRSQDIAEVAHFLDYDGLVVPCARYDCSNVVVFCDRVLPETLTVTADHGPVNLARELTRELK; encoded by the coding sequence ATGGTTCGCATCCGGAAGCGCCGTGACAACACCCTGATTGATGCAATTGAGGCAATCAGTCCGCTGCCGTTTTCAGGTTCGGTCTGGCGGGTCACCAGAGAAGGACGTGATCCGACCCAGTGTTCCAGATCCGGCGGTCGGTGGGATGATGGGACGTTTGATGTTCTCTACACGTCAGCTGAACGGCTCGGTGCGATCAGTGAAATGAAGTTCCACATCATGCGTGGGCAACCGGTGATACCGTCGCGGGTGGCTTACAAATTGTATGAGATTGATGTGGCGCTTGATAGAACGCTGCAGCTTCTTGATCTGGCTGCACTCAAGTCCATTGGCCTTGATATAACCCGATATGGCCAGCTCTCCTACGACGACAAGGGTGCCGAATACCCGCGGTCGCAGGACATAGCCGAGGTGGCCCATTTTCTGGATTATGACGGGCTTGTGGTGCCGTGTGCCCGATATGACTGTTCCAACGTTGTTGTGTTCTGTGATCGTGTCCTGCCTGAAACGCTGACCGTGACAGCAGACCATGGGCCTGTGAATTTGGCCCGTGAACTGACCCGCGAACTGAAATGA
- a CDS encoding aspartate aminotransferase family protein, translating to MDIAPNNIESIVEADRAHVWHHLTQHKPFFESADPRIMIEGKGLRIWDGNGREHLDAVSGGVWTVNVGYGRERIAKAIYDQVLKMPFFGGVVGTIPGAQFAEQLLEKMPGMDRIYYCNAGSEANEKAFKMVRQIAHKRYGGRKHKILYRDRDYHGTTIACLSAGGQKERNAQYGPFTPGFVEVPHCLEYRAQVETENYGEWAADQIEQVILREGPDTVGALCLEPVTAGGGVIAPPEGYWPRVQEICDKYNILLHIDEVVCGVGRTGTWFGYQHYGVRPDFVTMAKGVASGYAAIACMVTTDEVFDMFKDDSDDPLNYFRDISTFGGCTAGPAAALENMAIIEEENLLDNTNAMGARLIANLQELQNRHRVIGDVRGKGLFCGAELVADRQTKEPLAEKQVQAVVAHCMGQGVIIGATNRSLPGMNNTLCFSPPLIASESDIDEITTAVDKALTAVLG from the coding sequence ATGGATATTGCTCCCAACAACATTGAATCCATTGTTGAAGCCGACCGTGCCCATGTCTGGCATCATCTGACGCAGCATAAGCCTTTTTTTGAGAGCGCTGATCCGCGCATCATGATTGAAGGCAAGGGTCTGCGTATCTGGGACGGCAACGGCCGTGAGCATCTGGATGCGGTGTCCGGAGGCGTCTGGACGGTCAATGTTGGTTATGGCCGTGAGCGGATCGCCAAAGCCATTTATGACCAGGTGTTGAAAATGCCCTTCTTTGGCGGTGTTGTCGGCACGATCCCGGGGGCACAATTCGCCGAGCAATTGCTTGAAAAGATGCCCGGTATGGACCGCATCTACTACTGTAATGCAGGCTCGGAGGCCAACGAGAAAGCCTTCAAGATGGTGCGCCAGATTGCCCACAAGCGATATGGCGGCAGGAAACACAAGATCCTCTACCGTGACCGCGACTATCACGGTACGACCATCGCCTGCCTGTCTGCAGGCGGGCAGAAGGAACGCAATGCGCAATACGGCCCCTTCACACCGGGCTTTGTGGAAGTGCCCCATTGCCTTGAATACCGGGCGCAGGTGGAGACCGAGAATTACGGCGAATGGGCTGCAGACCAGATCGAACAGGTTATCCTGCGGGAGGGGCCGGATACGGTTGGCGCTCTCTGTCTTGAACCGGTGACAGCAGGCGGCGGGGTGATTGCTCCGCCCGAGGGCTACTGGCCGCGGGTTCAGGAAATCTGCGACAAGTACAACATACTGCTTCACATTGATGAGGTAGTTTGCGGTGTGGGACGCACAGGCACCTGGTTCGGCTACCAGCATTACGGGGTCCGGCCCGATTTTGTGACGATGGCCAAGGGCGTTGCATCAGGTTATGCCGCCATTGCCTGTATGGTCACCACAGATGAGGTCTTTGACATGTTCAAGGACGATTCTGATGATCCGCTGAACTATTTCCGCGATATTTCCACCTTCGGAGGCTGTACGGCAGGCCCGGCGGCCGCGCTTGAGAACATGGCCATTATTGAGGAGGAAAACCTGCTCGATAACACCAACGCCATGGGAGCCCGGCTCATTGCAAACCTGCAGGAGCTGCAGAACCGCCATCGCGTGATTGGTGATGTGCGCGGCAAGGGGCTGTTCTGCGGTGCCGAGCTTGTTGCTGACCGTCAGACCAAGGAACCGCTTGCGGAAAAACAGGTTCAGGCTGTGGTTGCCCATTGCATGGGGCAGGGCGTGATCATTGGTGCGACGAACCGGTCGCTGCCAGGCATGAACAACACCTTGTGCTTCAGCCCGCCGCTTATTGCGTCTGAAAGCGATATCGATGAAATCACCACAGCCGTTGATAAGGCCCTGACAGCCGTCCTGGGATAA
- a CDS encoding ABC transporter ATP-binding protein — MNTTVIAAKNLSLTFQTNDGPVHALSDVSLDIEQGDFVSFIGPSGCGKTTFLRVMADLEQPTDGSITVNGVSPHDARLARAYGYVFQAAGLYPWRTIGGNIRLPLEIMGYSKSDQKDRVRKTLEMVDLAGFENKFPWQLSGGMQQRASIARALAFDADILLMDEPFGALDEIVRDHLNQKLLELWSKTGKTIGFVTHSIPEAVFLSTKIVVMSPRPGRVTDVIESPLPRERPLDIRDTPEFLEVSHRVREGLREGHSYD; from the coding sequence ATGAACACTACAGTCATTGCCGCTAAAAACCTGTCATTGACCTTCCAGACCAACGATGGACCGGTCCATGCGCTCAGCGATGTGTCCCTGGACATAGAGCAAGGCGATTTCGTCAGCTTTATCGGCCCGTCCGGATGCGGGAAGACGACCTTTTTGCGTGTTATGGCTGACCTTGAGCAGCCCACGGACGGCTCGATTACGGTCAATGGTGTCTCGCCTCATGATGCGCGCCTGGCGCGGGCTTATGGCTATGTGTTTCAGGCGGCGGGCCTTTATCCCTGGCGCACGATTGGCGGCAATATCCGCCTGCCGCTGGAGATTATGGGCTACAGCAAGTCCGACCAGAAAGACCGGGTGCGTAAAACACTGGAAATGGTGGACCTGGCCGGGTTTGAGAACAAGTTCCCCTGGCAATTGTCCGGCGGCATGCAGCAACGGGCATCAATTGCCAGGGCGCTGGCTTTTGATGCCGATATCCTCTTGATGGATGAGCCGTTCGGCGCGCTTGATGAAATTGTTCGCGATCACCTGAATCAGAAACTGCTGGAGCTGTGGAGCAAGACCGGCAAGACCATCGGCTTTGTGACCCATTCGATTCCCGAGGCTGTGTTTCTGTCCACCAAGATTGTTGTGATGTCGCCGCGTCCCGGCCGTGTCACAGATGTCATTGAGAGCCCGCTGCCCCGGGAGCGCCCGCTGGATATCCGGGATACGCCCGAGTTTCTGGAAGTCTCACACCGTGTGCGAGAAGGACTGCGGGAAGGGCATTCCTATGACTGA
- a CDS encoding Zn-dependent hydrolase, translated as MTFGKNLRIDPDRLWDSLMEMARIGPGVAGGNNRQTLTDEDAEGRALFQSWCEAAGMTMGVDTMGNMFATRPGEDPDALPVYMGSHLDTQPTGGKYDGVLGVLGGLEVIRTLNDMGVKTKHPIVVANWTNEEGTRFAPPMLASGVFAGKHTQDWAYDRVDSEGMRFGDELQRIGWVGDEPVGARKMHAMFELHIEQGPILEAESKDIGVVTHGQGLRWIECTVTGKESHTGSTPMHMRRNAGRGLALITELVHDIAMKNQPNAVGAIGHVDVYPNSRNIIPGKVVFTVDMRTHLLDKLNGMVAEFMERAPELCAEIGTEFSCEIVGQFDPPAFDETCVTAVRNAARDLGYSHMDIVSGAGHDACWINDVAPTAMIMCPCVDGLSHNEAEDISREWAQAGTDVLLHAVLETAEVVQQD; from the coding sequence ATGACTTTCGGAAAAAATTTGCGGATTGACCCGGACAGATTATGGGACAGCCTGATGGAGATGGCCCGGATAGGCCCGGGTGTTGCGGGAGGCAACAATCGCCAGACCCTGACGGACGAGGACGCTGAGGGCCGGGCGCTGTTTCAGTCCTGGTGTGAGGCAGCGGGCATGACCATGGGCGTTGATACTATGGGCAACATGTTTGCCACACGCCCGGGCGAAGATCCTGACGCGTTGCCGGTCTATATGGGCTCTCACCTGGATACCCAGCCCACCGGCGGCAAGTATGACGGGGTGCTCGGTGTTCTGGGTGGTCTGGAAGTGATCCGGACCCTCAACGACATGGGCGTTAAGACCAAACATCCGATTGTTGTTGCGAACTGGACCAATGAAGAGGGCACGCGGTTTGCTCCGCCAATGCTGGCCTCGGGGGTTTTCGCAGGCAAGCATACGCAGGACTGGGCCTATGACCGGGTCGATTCCGAAGGCATGCGGTTCGGGGATGAACTTCAGCGCATCGGCTGGGTGGGCGATGAGCCTGTTGGTGCCCGGAAGATGCATGCCATGTTTGAGCTGCATATCGAACAGGGCCCGATCCTCGAAGCGGAAAGCAAGGATATCGGTGTTGTCACCCATGGTCAGGGCTTGCGCTGGATTGAATGCACGGTCACCGGCAAGGAAAGCCATACGGGCTCGACCCCGATGCATATGCGCAGGAATGCCGGGCGCGGTCTGGCGCTTATCACTGAGCTGGTGCACGACATTGCAATGAAGAACCAGCCCAATGCCGTTGGGGCTATCGGTCATGTGGATGTTTATCCCAACAGTCGCAATATCATTCCGGGCAAGGTTGTGTTCACGGTCGATATGCGGACGCATCTGCTGGACAAGCTGAATGGCATGGTTGCCGAGTTCATGGAGCGTGCGCCGGAACTGTGTGCGGAGATCGGGACCGAGTTTTCCTGTGAGATTGTCGGCCAGTTCGATCCTCCCGCCTTTGATGAGACCTGTGTAACCGCCGTGCGCAATGCGGCGCGGGATCTGGGCTACAGCCATATGGACATCGTTTCGGGAGCCGGGCACGATGCCTGCTGGATTAATGATGTTGCGCCCACGGCCATGATCATGTGTCCCTGTGTGGACGGGCTCAGCCATAATGAGGCTGAAGACATCAGCAGGGAGTGGGCGCAGGCGGGCACGGATGTTCTGCTGCATGCGGTGCTGGAAACGGCTGAGGTCGTCCAACAGGATTAG
- a CDS encoding antitoxin Xre/MbcA/ParS toxin-binding domain-containing protein, with product MSTMLKTVPRFLNELNTEGGLKGTDIANITEVSKATVSRWKAGDIKPQPRNELILSDLHYVVGRLRDFYESDEIRTWLYARHPQLSGERAIDLIHEDRTVDVLNVIDRLENEVFL from the coding sequence ATGAGCACGATGTTGAAAACGGTCCCGAGATTTCTCAACGAGCTGAATACCGAAGGTGGGCTCAAGGGAACAGATATTGCCAATATCACTGAGGTTTCCAAAGCGACGGTTTCCCGCTGGAAAGCCGGAGATATCAAGCCACAACCCCGCAATGAGCTCATTCTGTCCGATCTGCATTATGTTGTCGGTCGTTTGCGGGATTTCTACGAGTCTGACGAAATTAGAACCTGGCTCTACGCACGCCATCCCCAGTTAAGCGGAGAGCGAGCCATTGACCTGATTCATGAGGATCGAACGGTCGACGTCCTGAATGTCATCGACCGTCTCGAGAATGAGGTCTTCCTGTAA
- a CDS encoding DMT family transporter, producing the protein MNREKAAGHGAMLLFSALVAFSFTFGKLVATDIEPAVITLFRFVIAALTMTALAVFWRNDLSRLKRNLWRWLLVGGCMAAYFILMFEALRLTTSLATSAVFTLTPLMAALFGWLFMAIPVGRMTLVALLTGAAGALWVIFRGDLDKALALDIGQGEALFFLGAVAHAVVPALTRRLCPGSTAYEAAFGTVLGALAVTMAYTVLTAQAVDPGSLSVAVWWVALYLGIVTTAGTSVLLQIAIPRIAPGKVMAYTYLVPSWVVLHELVMGQAAFGPLYIGVLITLVALGLLLFTDKLG; encoded by the coding sequence TGTTTTCCGCGCTGGTGGCATTTTCTTTCACCTTCGGCAAACTGGTTGCCACGGATATCGAGCCCGCAGTGATCACGCTGTTCAGATTTGTGATTGCCGCGCTCACCATGACGGCGCTGGCCGTGTTCTGGCGAAACGATCTGTCCCGTCTCAAAAGGAATCTCTGGCGCTGGCTGCTCGTCGGCGGCTGCATGGCTGCCTATTTCATTCTGATGTTCGAGGCGCTACGCCTGACAACGTCGCTGGCCACATCTGCAGTCTTTACGCTGACGCCGTTGATGGCCGCTCTTTTCGGCTGGCTGTTTATGGCCATACCGGTCGGGCGGATGACACTGGTCGCATTGCTGACCGGTGCGGCTGGCGCACTTTGGGTGATCTTCCGCGGAGATCTGGATAAGGCTCTTGCTCTGGATATAGGGCAGGGGGAGGCGCTCTTTTTTCTGGGGGCGGTGGCTCATGCCGTTGTTCCGGCCCTGACCCGGCGGCTGTGTCCGGGCTCCACAGCCTATGAGGCTGCTTTCGGGACTGTGCTGGGCGCACTTGCGGTCACCATGGCTTACACTGTTCTCACGGCGCAGGCGGTCGACCCCGGTAGCCTGAGTGTGGCAGTGTGGTGGGTCGCGCTCTACCTTGGCATCGTCACCACTGCGGGCACATCCGTACTGTTGCAGATTGCCATCCCGCGCATCGCGCCGGGAAAGGTCATGGCCTATACCTATCTGGTGCCAAGCTGGGTTGTTCTGCACGAGCTTGTAATGGGGCAGGCTGCTTTCGGGCCGCTCTATATTGGCGTGCTGATCACCCTTGTCGCTCTGGGCCTGCTCCTGTTCACTGACAAGCTTGGCTAG
- a CDS encoding ABC transporter substrate-binding protein, with translation MRSIKTTVGALALSLFAGTASAADDVTLQLKWVTQAQFAGYYVALENGFYKDEDLNVTIKPGGPDIAPTQVLAGGGADVTVEWMPAALSAREKGLSMVNIAQPFKSSGMMLTCRKDAGVASTDDFAGKTLGVWFFGNEFPFLSWMSQLGLGTDGGDKGVEVLKQGFNVDPILNGQAACVSTMTYNEYWQVIDAGLTPDDLVTFKYEDQGVATLEDGLYVLEENLKDAKFSDRMVRFVRASMKGWKWAEENPEKAALIVLEYDETGAQTEAHQTRMMGEIAKLTAGSNGALDPADYERTVSSLLAGGSDPVISKKPTGAWTHTITDAALK, from the coding sequence ATGCGAAGCATCAAGACGACAGTGGGGGCCCTGGCACTGTCCCTGTTTGCAGGGACAGCCTCGGCGGCGGATGACGTAACGCTTCAGCTCAAATGGGTGACCCAGGCTCAGTTTGCCGGTTACTACGTGGCGCTGGAGAACGGGTTTTATAAAGACGAAGACCTGAACGTCACCATCAAGCCGGGCGGGCCGGATATCGCCCCGACCCAGGTGTTGGCGGGTGGAGGCGCCGACGTGACGGTTGAATGGATGCCGGCTGCCTTGTCAGCGCGCGAGAAGGGCCTGTCGATGGTGAACATCGCACAACCGTTCAAAAGCTCCGGCATGATGCTCACATGCCGCAAGGATGCAGGGGTGGCATCCACAGACGACTTTGCGGGCAAGACGCTCGGGGTCTGGTTCTTCGGAAACGAGTTCCCGTTCCTGAGCTGGATGTCCCAGCTGGGCCTCGGCACCGACGGTGGCGATAAGGGCGTGGAAGTTCTCAAACAAGGCTTCAACGTTGACCCGATCCTGAATGGTCAGGCGGCCTGTGTATCCACCATGACCTATAACGAATACTGGCAGGTCATCGATGCGGGGCTGACGCCTGATGATCTGGTGACCTTCAAGTATGAGGACCAGGGTGTTGCGACGCTGGAGGACGGTCTCTACGTTCTTGAGGAAAATCTGAAGGATGCCAAATTCTCAGACCGCATGGTCCGCTTTGTCCGTGCATCCATGAAGGGATGGAAATGGGCAGAGGAAAATCCCGAGAAGGCGGCTCTGATCGTTCTGGAATATGATGAGACCGGTGCGCAGACCGAAGCCCACCAGACCCGTATGATGGGCGAGATTGCCAAGCTGACCGCGGGCTCCAATGGTGCACTTGACCCGGCTGATTACGAACGGACAGTTTCGTCCCTGCTGGCGGGTGGCTCTGACCCGGTTATCAGCAAGAAGCCGACCGGTGCCTGGACCCACACCATTACAGACGCGGCCCTCAAGTAA
- a CDS encoding ABC transporter permease: MRSVMPVLTVLLILLGVWWAAVAPMNIRPALDIAERSGSVVTPEGSVARRDVSVWVLMFQNASHMAGSYDLKRPRLPTPAQVGQELWKTTGAMILKGRAWSKRSLIYHAWITLQSTLWGFLLGASFGILCAIAIVYIRVFDLSVMPWAIISQTIPIVALAPMIIVVSNQIGIEGRGVPKAIISAYLCYFPVLVSMVKGLRSPSSSELDLLKTYNASGLQSFHMLRLPASVPYLFTAFKVGIAAALVGTIVGELPTGAISGLGARILIGDQFGNPMAIWAALFAAAILAGVLVSLVDATQRLTLRKMGFRS, encoded by the coding sequence ATGCGTAGTGTGATGCCTGTCTTGACGGTTCTCTTGATCCTGCTGGGCGTCTGGTGGGCCGCCGTTGCGCCCATGAATATCCGCCCTGCTCTGGACATCGCCGAGCGCAGCGGCAGTGTTGTCACCCCGGAAGGCTCGGTTGCCCGGCGCGATGTGTCTGTCTGGGTTCTGATGTTTCAGAATGCGTCCCATATGGCGGGCAGCTATGACCTGAAACGCCCGCGTCTGCCGACGCCTGCCCAAGTGGGGCAGGAGCTATGGAAAACGACGGGAGCGATGATCCTCAAAGGGCGGGCCTGGTCGAAACGGTCGCTGATCTACCACGCATGGATTACGTTGCAATCAACCCTCTGGGGATTTTTATTGGGCGCAAGCTTTGGCATTTTATGCGCCATAGCCATTGTCTACATCCGGGTCTTTGACCTTAGCGTGATGCCCTGGGCCATCATCAGCCAGACAATACCCATTGTTGCGCTCGCGCCGATGATCATCGTGGTGTCAAACCAGATCGGTATCGAAGGGCGCGGTGTGCCAAAGGCCATCATATCCGCCTATCTGTGTTATTTCCCGGTGCTTGTGAGCATGGTGAAGGGGCTGCGCTCTCCGTCATCCTCAGAGCTGGATCTGCTGAAAACCTATAATGCAAGCGGGCTGCAGAGCTTTCATATGCTGCGCCTGCCAGCCAGCGTGCCCTATCTGTTTACGGCGTTCAAAGTAGGCATTGCCGCCGCACTTGTTGGCACCATCGTTGGCGAATTGCCGACAGGGGCCATCAGCGGTCTGGGCGCGCGCATTCTGATTGGTGACCAGTTCGGCAATCCCATGGCCATCTGGGCTGCGCTGTTTGCCGCTGCGATCCTGGCGGGTGTTCTGGTCTCACTTGTTGATGCAACACAACGGCTGACGCTGCGAAAAATGGGGTTCCGATCATGA
- a CDS encoding universal stress protein → MSNKLLVGYDGSDVSRRALDLALTQAKLTGASLMIAHVLEWSPYSFLTQEEIEERHKRRNDELERAHTVVLNPVLDAVKESGVAVDGVVKYGQIADVICKLAEEEGASQIYIGRHGQGSLSVRVFGSVAGKLAQTAPVACTIVP, encoded by the coding sequence ATGTCAAACAAACTCCTGGTGGGCTATGATGGGAGTGACGTTTCCAGACGTGCACTCGACCTTGCCCTGACGCAAGCAAAGCTGACGGGGGCGTCTCTGATGATCGCTCACGTTCTGGAATGGTCTCCATATTCCTTCCTGACACAGGAAGAGATCGAAGAACGGCATAAACGGCGGAATGACGAGCTCGAACGGGCCCATACAGTCGTTCTGAATCCTGTTCTGGATGCTGTCAAAGAGTCCGGGGTTGCCGTTGATGGAGTGGTCAAGTACGGGCAGATTGCTGATGTAATCTGCAAGCTCGCCGAAGAAGAAGGCGCCAGCCAGATTTATATTGGCCGGCATGGTCAGGGAAGTCTGTCCGTCCGTGTCTTCGGATCGGTTGCCGGCAAGCTCGCGCAGACAGCGCCTGTGGCCTGCACCATCGTTCCATAA
- a CDS encoding ABC transporter permease: MIWLVSAVLFWVVMLALNTWLANSKLSGTRAVRICVPLIFGMTLLVLWEGLVRGLEISQVILPAPSLIAQTFATSVDTLWVDFHQTVLKGALRGFIIGALAAFATAILIDRSAFLTRGLLPIGNFVAALPIVGIAPILVNWFGFDWHSKAAVVVVMVFFPILVNTVQGLRETDAMQRDLMRTYAADYFQTLIKLRLPAAMPFVFNGLKIATTLALIGAIVAEYFGSPTRGMGFRISTGVGSLSIDLVWAEIAVSALVGSVFYGVISIFEKRVTFWHPSQRS; encoded by the coding sequence ATGATCTGGCTCGTGAGCGCTGTTCTGTTCTGGGTCGTCATGCTGGCGCTCAACACCTGGCTTGCCAATTCAAAATTGTCCGGCACACGGGCCGTCCGGATCTGTGTGCCTCTGATTTTTGGCATGACCCTGCTTGTGCTGTGGGAAGGTCTGGTACGCGGGCTTGAGATATCCCAGGTTATTCTGCCTGCGCCCAGTCTGATTGCGCAGACCTTTGCAACCTCAGTTGACACATTGTGGGTCGACTTCCATCAGACGGTTCTGAAGGGTGCCTTGCGCGGGTTCATTATCGGGGCGCTTGCAGCCTTTGCGACCGCTATTCTGATAGACCGCAGTGCATTCCTGACCCGGGGACTTCTGCCGATCGGGAATTTTGTCGCCGCGCTGCCCATTGTCGGAATAGCACCCATTCTGGTGAACTGGTTTGGTTTCGACTGGCATTCGAAGGCTGCGGTTGTGGTTGTGATGGTGTTCTTTCCCATCCTGGTCAACACGGTGCAGGGCCTGCGTGAAACCGATGCGATGCAGCGGGATCTGATGCGGACTTATGCAGCGGACTATTTCCAGACCCTGATCAAGCTTCGCCTTCCCGCAGCAATGCCGTTTGTTTTCAACGGCCTTAAAATTGCGACGACGCTTGCGCTTATTGGTGCCATTGTTGCGGAGTATTTTGGCTCGCCTACCCGGGGTATGGGGTTCCGGATTTCTACAGGCGTAGGCAGCCTGTCAATTGACCTGGTCTGGGCCGAGATCGCGGTTTCAGCACTGGTTGGATCCGTCTTCTATGGCGTGATCAGTATTTTCGAAAAGCGGGTTACCTTTTGGCACCCGTCACAAAGAAGCTGA